Proteins co-encoded in one Prevotella sp. E13-27 genomic window:
- a CDS encoding FtsL-like putative cell division protein — protein sequence MKKDTDEALDIQETLKQAAEDNLQTKKEEDVQSTLQQLKDSVTEDDDAPASSLSLMKILGGDVLSRRGVIRQVWLCLLIALFLTFYVAFRYQCQQDMIDIAQLEKDLTDAKYKALSSSSQLTERCRESKLLKALQQNMDSLERVKGIHPSVQPPYKVYIPEEK from the coding sequence ATGAAAAAAGATACTGACGAGGCTCTCGACATACAGGAAACGCTGAAGCAGGCAGCAGAAGACAATCTTCAGACCAAGAAAGAAGAAGACGTACAATCTACTCTGCAGCAACTGAAAGACAGCGTCACCGAAGACGATGACGCACCGGCTTCATCGCTGTCGCTAATGAAGATTCTCGGTGGCGACGTCCTTTCAAGAAGAGGCGTCATCCGACAGGTGTGGCTGTGTCTTCTCATAGCTCTGTTCCTCACATTCTACGTAGCTTTCCGTTACCAGTGCCAGCAGGATATGATCGACATTGCACAACTTGAGAAAGACCTTACCGATGCGAAGTACAAGGCACTCTCAAGTTCGAGTCAACTCACCGAGCGTTGCCGCGAAAGTAAGCTACTGAAAGCTCTCCAGCAAAACATGGACAGTCTGGAACGGGTGAAAGGCATCCACCCAAGCGTCCAGCCGCCATATAAAGTTTACATTCCAGAAGAAAAATAA
- a CDS encoding fibronectin type III domain-containing protein — MRNHFNLWKSRLSLLVLLALLTGASPAWAQKALPYEYGFETALADEGWTMQNCHSMTNNYQIGSTSSYEGSFIFRFRYNTAPPQYLVSPEFSTSNKTVDVSFKYMAGGTYEESFKVGYSTTDNSIESFTWGDEIKTKVSSWTDYNVTLPAGTKYVCIAYTANDQYYLYIDNFAIESTPTCIKPTGLTATDPTESQVTLSWTSDADAWNVQYKKASESEWTTVENVTTNPYTLTGLSASSSYEVRVLTNCGGGDISIPTNTVSFSTTQVPVAADGFTEDFEGDFTWTIINGTMNNKWAWGTATANGGEKSLYVTNDNGTTNAYFPSSPSTIYATKLLSFEGGTYTVAYDWLCKGEGNSSKMYDFLRVFLVPSSTELNAATALPNGLTETALPTGWIALDNGSGLCNVTEWQHMSTDAAVPAGNYYLVAMWRNDNSTGTNPAGAIDNISIAAQACPRPAGLEISDITAHTATLTWATSSNTWEVYISTSEEAPAADVTVTASDIATNSYTFTGLNSETKYYAWVRAINGSDKSEWAGTNFTTGISCHVPTAFAASEITSSAATLTWTPAEGQDAWQIAYSTKANFDVDADSPTILDVTENATKTLTELTSATTYYARVRANCGGGDFSKWSNAISFTTLQVPVSAEDYTDDFETACNWVFVNGGQTNAWAWGNGASNGGEKGIYISNDGGTTNEYANSSTTIAYAKKLFSFEEKTYGFSFDWKGYGEGAFDYMRVALVPTTANLSTESVPSGFSASALPEGWIALDGGGKLNLKDSWQHHTAEIALTEGDYNVVFIWRNDNMYGENPAAAIDNFKVAILACPTPTELAVSDITAHTATLTWANAENITWEVYCSTSSEVPAADVTVTAGDITTNSYTFTNLVGETKYYVWVRSVSGSNRSEWAGANFTTEPSCIKPTNVMAAVGYNNATIIWTDDVEEQDTWELSYSTTSGAPNDGNIVTVNSKSYLLENLTPKTTYYVYVRAKCSDTDKSQWSEVCEFTPGIFTVNNGTETNQYVPIYGYYVDTSTKSQFIIPAASLTGLENSEIQNIIFHATNASVNWGNAVFDVYMSKVENTTFESATLVDWESMTQIYSGKLAIVDNKMVIQLSEPITYEGGNLLFGINLKTKGTYKSSSFYGVETEGYASLGGYNTTVTRYKFLPKISFEYEPVSDAAKMAVSTESINFGKVHPSFSDEAKQQTFTIKNKGKANLTNINVSYTGDDAFSTSAVENATIAANGDDITVTVTINTETPGNYSGTITVSADGQTNAEIAVSGTVLDANKMFENFAGNALPEDWETAGVGSYTTGSYSSSYKWTFTEGFASYKQSGSTTASLTNYEHSLVTPYMTFTEGEQLTFKYKKETQYASYLSNLRVEYTTDGSTWTQTAEDAITNTSFTSEWQDGSATIPATAKRVRFVGCGVAIDDIYGGQIAQIPVMAFENPGSFSFGVIAADSTSTAFTVKNTGRAEMTGLSITSDNENFIVAVADNATTIAAKSQATFTVTMKADAKGGQTGKITISADGIDPVEFNVSGYVLDNDAMLVDFAGNKLPDGWTKSNMYIVNNEIYVQGFGGTLTSPAITVAEGQSLLVYARSRATANAAITVKYSADNGETWTTAKNFTTELRKNTTDYAALIVDNIPAGDYILKFEADNVNISVINGYSYNQEAPALGVTLAAGTIITTGYNDNFGLKVKEAMSHTYTIKNTGTGTLTGTITSSVPAHFTVSQAEFSLAQDETLNFDLALVFDENYGEKASVVTIHPTNEGLEDIVINASATTKDPNIWEEDFENGMPAFWTNNGWSVSQPTSYMGGNGTKMAGPSSSKTATLITPRLQATEGQVLKYYVYAESETYFMKAEYSNDKSEWTLIDNYTDAGVKEFTAPADGNYYLRFTGYYTYLDNLEGFKLNLPQHDVNITEKRIPATGAQYVKYTATVTVKELLGKEEEVTAKFFIGETQFGEDVVETVSANGTKVFTVEFTPTEAVSGDAFFTITGTEINLSSEKQAVVISAATQLAETEAPELTDGTYASVVVTYTAHNGYNTICMPFALTDDDMKEIFGPNYEAYEFKSYKNRALNFGPATTFYKGYPYIVYTTAPTNNKLYKQNVEITATAKNDAYNNQNTSVNNSAKFQGTFAPMNSEELNGKLWMNAGGYLNEATEGVSLNGFRAFFEVAEGEEQVSYLTFTNANGQVTSISSLNADKVSGKAYNLKGQRVETMKKGNLYIIDGKKKLAK, encoded by the coding sequence ATGAGAAATCATTTTAACCTATGGAAAAGCAGGCTATCGCTATTAGTACTGCTCGCCCTCTTGACAGGAGCAAGTCCTGCATGGGCACAGAAAGCCCTACCCTACGAGTATGGATTCGAAACCGCACTCGCAGATGAGGGGTGGACAATGCAAAACTGTCATTCTATGACAAACAACTATCAGATTGGCTCAACAAGCTCATATGAAGGTAGTTTTATATTCCGTTTTCGTTATAACACCGCGCCTCCCCAGTATTTGGTATCTCCTGAATTCAGTACATCAAACAAAACCGTTGATGTGTCTTTCAAATACATGGCCGGTGGCACATATGAAGAGTCATTCAAGGTTGGCTACTCTACAACAGACAATTCTATTGAATCGTTCACATGGGGAGACGAGATAAAGACGAAAGTCTCTTCCTGGACTGATTATAATGTCACTTTACCTGCAGGAACAAAGTACGTATGTATTGCATATACTGCAAATGACCAGTATTATCTATACATAGACAATTTCGCAATAGAATCTACGCCTACTTGTATCAAGCCTACAGGTTTGACAGCTACAGACCCAACAGAAAGTCAAGTTACACTGTCATGGACTTCAGATGCTGATGCCTGGAATGTACAGTACAAAAAGGCATCGGAAAGCGAATGGACTACAGTAGAGAACGTTACTACCAATCCATACACACTTACAGGACTCTCTGCAAGTTCAAGCTATGAGGTTCGCGTTCTCACCAACTGCGGTGGGGGCGACATCAGTATACCGACAAACACCGTTAGCTTCTCTACGACACAAGTTCCGGTAGCGGCTGATGGGTTTACCGAAGACTTTGAAGGTGATTTCACATGGACAATCATCAATGGCACTATGAACAATAAGTGGGCATGGGGCACAGCCACTGCCAATGGCGGAGAGAAGAGCCTTTATGTCACTAATGACAATGGTACAACAAATGCTTATTTCCCATCTTCGCCATCAACGATCTATGCCACCAAACTCCTCTCATTCGAGGGAGGTACATATACAGTAGCATACGACTGGCTATGCAAAGGTGAGGGTAACAGTTCAAAGATGTATGACTTCCTGCGAGTCTTCTTAGTACCCTCATCCACAGAACTAAATGCTGCTACAGCTCTTCCTAACGGTCTTACCGAGACAGCTCTCCCGACTGGATGGATTGCCCTGGACAATGGAAGCGGACTATGCAACGTCACAGAGTGGCAACACATGTCCACTGACGCTGCTGTTCCCGCTGGCAACTACTATCTTGTTGCCATGTGGCGAAATGACAACTCTACAGGCACCAATCCTGCAGGAGCAATAGACAACATTAGCATTGCAGCACAGGCATGCCCACGTCCTGCCGGACTGGAGATTAGTGACATCACAGCTCATACTGCAACACTGACATGGGCTACAAGCAGCAACACATGGGAAGTTTATATCTCTACAAGCGAAGAGGCACCCGCTGCTGACGTAACCGTCACAGCAAGCGACATTGCTACGAATTCTTATACCTTCACTGGTCTTAACAGTGAGACAAAGTACTATGCATGGGTTCGTGCCATCAACGGAAGCGACAAATCTGAATGGGCTGGTACAAACTTCACCACAGGCATCTCATGCCATGTACCAACAGCTTTTGCCGCTTCTGAGATAACATCAAGCGCAGCAACACTCACTTGGACACCAGCCGAAGGTCAAGATGCATGGCAGATTGCCTACAGCACAAAGGCGAACTTCGACGTTGATGCTGACAGTCCAACAATTCTCGATGTTACGGAGAATGCCACAAAGACACTGACAGAGCTCACCTCAGCTACCACATACTATGCACGTGTACGCGCTAACTGCGGTGGCGGCGACTTCAGTAAGTGGAGCAACGCCATCAGTTTCACCACTCTACAGGTTCCTGTAAGTGCTGAGGACTATACCGATGACTTCGAGACTGCATGCAACTGGGTGTTCGTAAATGGCGGACAGACCAACGCATGGGCATGGGGCAACGGTGCAAGCAATGGTGGCGAAAAAGGCATTTACATCTCTAACGATGGCGGCACAACAAACGAATACGCCAACTCTTCTACAACCATTGCCTATGCAAAGAAACTGTTCAGCTTCGAGGAAAAGACCTATGGATTCTCATTCGACTGGAAGGGCTATGGTGAAGGAGCATTCGACTACATGAGAGTTGCCTTGGTTCCTACCACAGCAAACCTTAGCACCGAGTCTGTACCATCTGGCTTCTCAGCATCTGCTCTCCCCGAGGGTTGGATTGCACTCGACGGAGGTGGTAAGCTCAACTTAAAGGACAGCTGGCAGCACCATACTGCCGAGATAGCTCTCACCGAAGGTGACTATAACGTAGTATTCATCTGGCGCAACGACAATATGTATGGTGAGAACCCTGCAGCAGCTATCGACAACTTCAAAGTAGCTATCCTGGCATGTCCTACACCTACCGAACTTGCCGTTTCAGACATCACTGCCCACACAGCAACACTGACATGGGCAAATGCTGAAAATATCACATGGGAGGTTTATTGCTCTACAAGTTCAGAGGTTCCTGCTGCCGACGTGACAGTAACTGCCGGCGACATTACCACAAACTCTTATACATTCACGAACCTGGTTGGTGAGACCAAATACTACGTTTGGGTACGCTCTGTAAGCGGCAGCAACAGGTCAGAATGGGCAGGTGCAAACTTCACAACCGAACCCTCTTGCATCAAGCCGACTAACGTTATGGCTGCTGTTGGCTACAATAATGCAACAATAATCTGGACTGACGATGTAGAAGAGCAGGATACATGGGAACTGAGCTACAGCACCACAAGCGGTGCTCCTAACGACGGTAACATTGTAACCGTTAACTCAAAGTCCTATCTGCTGGAGAACCTTACTCCAAAGACTACCTATTATGTATATGTACGCGCAAAGTGCAGCGACACCGACAAGAGCCAGTGGAGCGAAGTATGCGAGTTCACACCTGGTATTTTCACTGTCAACAACGGAACTGAGACGAACCAGTACGTACCAATCTACGGATATTATGTTGACACCTCTACTAAGAGCCAGTTCATCATTCCTGCTGCTTCACTAACAGGATTAGAGAACTCAGAGATTCAGAATATCATTTTCCACGCTACCAACGCATCTGTAAACTGGGGTAATGCCGTATTCGATGTTTATATGAGTAAAGTGGAAAATACGACATTTGAGAGCGCTACACTCGTTGATTGGGAGTCAATGACACAGATTTACAGTGGCAAATTGGCTATTGTCGACAACAAGATGGTTATCCAACTGTCTGAACCTATCACTTACGAAGGTGGCAATCTTCTGTTCGGTATCAATCTTAAGACGAAGGGCACCTACAAGAGTTCGAGCTTCTATGGAGTAGAAACTGAAGGCTACGCTTCACTGGGTGGTTATAATACTACAGTGACACGCTATAAGTTCCTGCCAAAGATTTCGTTCGAGTATGAGCCTGTCTCTGATGCCGCAAAGATGGCCGTATCTACCGAAAGCATCAACTTCGGAAAGGTTCATCCTTCATTCTCTGACGAGGCTAAGCAGCAGACCTTTACCATTAAGAATAAGGGTAAGGCAAATCTTACAAACATCAACGTGAGCTACACTGGCGATGATGCATTCAGCACAAGCGCCGTTGAGAACGCTACTATAGCTGCTAACGGCGATGACATCACTGTTACTGTAACCATTAACACCGAGACTCCAGGCAACTACAGCGGTACCATCACCGTAAGCGCCGATGGTCAGACAAATGCAGAAATAGCAGTTAGCGGTACAGTTCTCGATGCAAACAAGATGTTTGAGAACTTTGCTGGCAACGCTCTGCCAGAGGATTGGGAGACTGCCGGTGTAGGTAGCTACACTACAGGTTCATACAGCTCGTCATATAAGTGGACATTCACCGAAGGATTTGCAAGCTATAAGCAATCAGGCAGCACTACTGCTTCTCTGACAAACTACGAGCACTCACTCGTAACTCCTTACATGACCTTCACTGAAGGAGAGCAGCTTACCTTCAAGTATAAGAAAGAGACTCAATATGCAAGTTATCTCTCTAATCTGCGTGTAGAATATACTACTGACGGCAGCACTTGGACACAGACAGCAGAGGATGCCATCACCAACACATCATTTACAAGCGAGTGGCAGGACGGCTCTGCAACTATTCCTGCAACAGCTAAGCGTGTACGCTTCGTAGGCTGTGGTGTTGCCATCGATGACATCTATGGCGGACAGATTGCACAGATTCCTGTAATGGCATTTGAGAACCCCGGAAGCTTCAGCTTTGGCGTTATCGCTGCCGACAGCACTTCTACAGCCTTCACAGTTAAGAATACTGGTCGTGCAGAGATGACTGGTCTGAGCATTACCTCTGACAACGAGAACTTCATTGTTGCTGTGGCTGACAATGCAACAACTATTGCGGCAAAGAGTCAGGCTACATTCACTGTTACAATGAAGGCCGACGCGAAGGGCGGACAGACAGGCAAGATTACTATCAGTGCTGACGGTATCGATCCTGTTGAGTTCAACGTCAGCGGCTATGTACTTGACAACGACGCAATGCTCGTTGACTTCGCAGGCAACAAACTGCCTGACGGATGGACAAAGAGCAACATGTACATCGTTAACAACGAAATCTACGTCCAAGGCTTCGGAGGTACTCTCACCTCACCAGCGATTACCGTTGCAGAAGGTCAGTCACTGTTGGTATATGCTCGCTCACGTGCTACCGCAAATGCTGCCATCACAGTGAAGTACTCTGCTGACAACGGCGAGACCTGGACAACTGCAAAGAATTTCACCACAGAGCTTCGCAAGAATACCACCGACTATGCAGCATTAATTGTTGATAATATTCCTGCAGGTGACTACATCCTGAAGTTTGAAGCTGACAATGTGAACATCAGCGTCATCAACGGCTACAGCTACAACCAGGAGGCTCCTGCACTCGGTGTAACGCTGGCTGCTGGTACAATCATTACAACAGGCTATAACGACAACTTCGGTCTGAAGGTGAAGGAGGCTATGAGCCATACCTATACTATTAAGAATACAGGTACTGGCACTCTGACAGGTACTATCACTTCTTCTGTTCCTGCACACTTCACCGTTTCACAGGCTGAGTTCTCTCTGGCTCAGGACGAGACTCTCAACTTCGACCTCGCTCTTGTCTTCGACGAGAACTATGGTGAGAAGGCATCAGTTGTGACTATCCACCCAACTAACGAGGGTCTTGAGGATATCGTCATCAACGCATCTGCCACAACGAAGGATCCTAACATTTGGGAGGAAGACTTCGAGAACGGCATGCCAGCATTCTGGACTAACAACGGATGGTCTGTTTCTCAGCCCACATCTTACATGGGTGGCAACGGAACCAAGATGGCAGGTCCATCATCTTCTAAGACTGCAACGCTCATCACGCCACGCCTGCAGGCTACTGAAGGACAGGTTCTTAAGTATTATGTATATGCCGAGAGCGAGACCTACTTCATGAAGGCTGAGTATTCTAACGACAAGTCAGAATGGACGCTCATCGACAACTATACCGATGCCGGTGTTAAGGAGTTCACCGCTCCTGCCGATGGTAACTACTATCTGCGCTTCACAGGTTACTATACCTACCTTGACAACCTCGAAGGCTTCAAACTCAACTTGCCACAACACGATGTTAACATCACTGAAAAGAGAATTCCTGCTACCGGTGCACAGTATGTGAAGTACACAGCTACTGTCACCGTTAAGGAGCTTCTTGGCAAGGAAGAGGAGGTGACTGCTAAGTTCTTCATTGGCGAGACACAGTTTGGCGAGGATGTAGTTGAGACCGTAAGTGCTAACGGCACCAAGGTGTTCACCGTTGAGTTCACACCAACCGAGGCAGTAAGCGGTGACGCATTCTTCACCATCACAGGTACAGAGATAAACCTCAGCTCAGAGAAGCAGGCAGTAGTGATCAGCGCTGCCACACAGCTTGCCGAGACCGAGGCTCCTGAGCTCACAGACGGCACCTACGCTTCAGTTGTGGTGACATATACTGCTCACAATGGCTACAATACCATCTGCATGCCATTCGCTCTCACCGACGATGATATGAAGGAAATCTTTGGTCCGAACTACGAGGCATACGAGTTCAAGAGCTATAAGAACAGAGCTCTGAACTTCGGACCTGCCACAACGTTCTATAAAGGATATCCTTACATTGTCTATACCACTGCGCCAACCAACAACAAGCTTTATAAGCAGAATGTTGAAATCACGGCTACTGCAAAGAATGACGCGTATAATAACCAGAACACATCTGTTAATAACAGCGCTAAGTTCCAGGGAACATTCGCTCCTATGAACAGCGAAGAGCTGAACGGCAAGCTGTGGATGAACGCTGGTGGCTATCTCAACGAGGCAACAGAGGGCGTTTCTCTCAATGGCTTCCGTGCATTCTTCGAGGTGGCAGAAGGCGAGGAGCAGGTTAGCTATCTGACCTTCACCAATGCAAACGGTCAGGTGACAAGCATCAGCAGCCTCAATGCCGACAAGGTTTCTGGCAAGGCTTACAACCTGAAGGGTCAGCGTGTTGAGACAATGAAGAAGGGTAACCTTTACATCATTGATGGCAAGAAGAAACTCGCCAAATAA
- a CDS encoding division/cell wall cluster transcriptional repressor MraZ, protein MRFLGNIEARTDAKGRVFLPATFRKQLQVAGEEQLILRTDIHGKCLVLYPESAWNRRLDEISAKVSEWDEDEQMVLREFMAEAEMLTLDGNGRFLISKRLLQAAGIEQAVRFIGIKDTIEIWAAEKTEKPFLPQEEFASRLKAIMGKQQ, encoded by the coding sequence ATGCGATTTTTAGGTAACATAGAAGCCAGAACTGACGCCAAGGGACGCGTGTTCCTTCCCGCCACTTTCCGCAAGCAACTGCAGGTTGCTGGCGAGGAGCAGCTTATTCTCCGCACCGACATACACGGGAAGTGTCTGGTTCTCTACCCGGAGAGTGCATGGAACCGCCGACTGGACGAGATTTCTGCAAAAGTATCTGAATGGGATGAAGACGAGCAGATGGTGCTCAGGGAATTCATGGCAGAGGCAGAGATGCTGACCCTTGACGGTAACGGGCGCTTCCTAATATCAAAACGACTGCTCCAAGCAGCGGGCATAGAGCAAGCTGTTAGATTCATAGGCATAAAAGACACTATAGAGATATGGGCAGCTGAAAAGACCGAGAAGCCGTTCCTGCCACAGGAAGAGTTTGCATCCCGACTGAAAGCCATAATGGGTAAACAACAATAG
- a CDS encoding GNAT family N-acetyltransferase encodes MEQPIIQPVSRELLKSELTLDKQLRMTNRSNNEIYIITAHNAPNAMLEIGRLREIAFREAGGGTGKEADIDEFDTCENCYKQLIVWNPEEEEIIGGYRYLEGTKWEMDAHGQPKLATSHMFHFSEKFLREYMPYTIELGRSFVSLPYQSSKMGAKSLFALDNLWDGLGALTVIMPNVRYFFGKMTMYPSYIREGRDMILYFLKKHFDDKDKLVIPMKPLKIETDEKELAKLFCEEDFREDYRILNREIRKLGYNIPPLVNAYMNLSPTMKLFGTAINYGFGDVEETGILIAMDEVLEEKRVRHIDSFIKEHPEALKITSGANKIIYRDK; translated from the coding sequence ATGGAACAACCTATCATTCAGCCAGTTTCGCGCGAACTGCTTAAGAGTGAACTGACACTCGACAAGCAACTGCGAATGACTAACAGGAGTAACAACGAGATATACATCATTACAGCGCATAACGCGCCAAACGCGATGCTCGAGATTGGACGTCTGCGTGAGATTGCTTTCCGCGAAGCTGGTGGAGGAACAGGAAAAGAAGCTGATATTGACGAGTTCGATACATGCGAGAACTGCTACAAGCAGCTCATAGTGTGGAATCCGGAAGAGGAGGAGATTATCGGTGGCTACCGTTATCTCGAAGGAACGAAATGGGAGATGGATGCTCACGGACAGCCAAAGCTGGCAACGAGCCACATGTTTCATTTCTCAGAGAAGTTCCTGAGGGAATACATGCCTTATACCATTGAGCTGGGCCGCTCATTCGTCTCGCTGCCTTACCAGTCATCGAAGATGGGCGCAAAGAGCCTCTTTGCCCTCGATAATCTGTGGGATGGTCTGGGCGCACTGACTGTCATCATGCCCAACGTGCGTTATTTCTTTGGAAAGATGACCATGTATCCGAGCTATATTCGCGAGGGACGCGACATGATTCTCTATTTCCTGAAGAAACATTTCGATGACAAGGATAAGCTTGTCATACCGATGAAACCGCTTAAGATTGAAACCGACGAGAAAGAACTGGCAAAGCTGTTCTGTGAGGAAGACTTCCGCGAAGACTACCGCATACTGAACCGCGAGATACGTAAGCTGGGCTATAACATTCCTCCGTTGGTGAATGCATACATGAACCTGTCGCCAACTATGAAGCTCTTCGGCACAGCCATCAACTATGGCTTCGGCGATGTGGAAGAGACTGGCATACTTATCGCTATGGACGAGGTCCTTGAGGAGAAGCGTGTGCGTCATATCGACTCCTTCATTAAGGAACATCCTGAGGCTCTTAAGATTACAAGCGGAGCCAACAAGATTATCTATCGCGATAAATAG
- a CDS encoding 1-acyl-sn-glycerol-3-phosphate acyltransferase, with product MEPDFEKTVDIEKVLQSKMGAKAKWVPGFMVKWLKHIIHEDEMNGFLWRSRELRGTPWLEACVEYLECKIEVEGMENLPSKDDGRLYTFVSNHPMGGIDGVALGSVIGRHYDDRFRYLVNDLLMNLPGLAPLCIPINKTGHQGRNFPQMVEDGFRSDYHMLMFPAGLCSRRRNGVIRDLPWKKTFIVKSVEYQRDVVPIFFGGRNSDFFYRLSNISDRYVKKVNIAMLFLVDEMYKNVGKTFHVKIGKPIPWQTFDKSKTPAEWAEYVKEQVYLL from the coding sequence ATGGAACCTGATTTCGAAAAGACAGTTGATATTGAAAAGGTGCTTCAGAGTAAGATGGGAGCGAAGGCAAAATGGGTGCCTGGCTTCATGGTCAAATGGCTGAAGCACATTATTCATGAAGATGAGATGAATGGTTTCCTATGGAGGTCGCGTGAACTGCGTGGCACACCATGGCTTGAGGCTTGCGTTGAATATCTGGAATGTAAGATAGAGGTAGAGGGAATGGAGAATCTTCCGTCGAAAGACGACGGACGCCTTTATACCTTTGTGTCAAACCATCCGATGGGTGGGATTGACGGAGTGGCACTTGGCTCGGTGATAGGCCGTCACTATGACGACCGCTTCCGTTATCTGGTCAACGACCTGTTGATGAACCTTCCCGGACTGGCTCCGCTCTGCATACCTATTAACAAGACTGGACATCAGGGAAGAAACTTCCCACAGATGGTAGAAGACGGATTCCGCAGCGACTATCACATGCTTATGTTTCCTGCAGGTCTGTGCTCGCGTCGTCGCAATGGCGTGATACGCGATTTGCCATGGAAAAAGACGTTTATCGTGAAGAGCGTGGAGTACCAGCGCGACGTGGTGCCCATCTTCTTCGGAGGACGCAACAGCGATTTCTTCTACCGCCTGTCGAATATCAGCGACCGTTATGTCAAGAAAGTTAACATAGCGATGCTCTTCCTTGTTGACGAGATGTACAAGAACGTGGGCAAGACCTTCCACGTGAAGATTGGTAAGCCCATACCCTGGCAGACATTCGATAAGTCGAAGACGCCGGCAGAGTGGGCAGAGTATGTAAAGGAGCAAGTGTATTTATTATAG
- the rsmH gene encoding 16S rRNA (cytosine(1402)-N(4))-methyltransferase RsmH produces the protein MIKTAETYHIPVLLQESVDGLDIQPDGVYVDVTFGGGGHSREILRRLGPKGHLFSFDQDADAEKNIVSDSRFTFVRSNFRYLKNWMRYYGIEEINGLLADLGVSSHHFDDETRGFSFRFDAPLDMRMNRRADTTAADILNSYSEEQLSDIFYLYGELKQARRMAAAIVKARQQQPLQTTQDLINATAKLFSPKHEKKEQAQMFQALRIEVNHEMQALQEMLYGAQELLAKGGRLSVITYHSLEDRMVKNMMRSGNIEGKVEQDFFGRSNAPLKVVNNKVIVPSDEEIDRNPRSRSAKLRIAEKL, from the coding sequence ATGATAAAGACTGCAGAGACATATCATATTCCTGTGCTTTTACAGGAGAGCGTCGACGGGCTGGACATCCAGCCCGACGGTGTTTATGTTGACGTAACCTTTGGCGGAGGCGGCCATTCACGCGAAATCCTTCGTCGTCTGGGTCCGAAAGGTCATCTTTTCAGCTTCGATCAGGATGCTGATGCAGAGAAAAACATCGTCAGTGACAGCCGTTTCACATTCGTGCGCAGCAACTTCCGATACCTGAAGAACTGGATGCGCTACTATGGCATAGAGGAGATCAACGGACTGCTTGCAGACTTGGGTGTATCCAGTCACCATTTCGACGACGAGACACGCGGATTCTCGTTCCGTTTCGATGCTCCTCTCGACATGAGGATGAACCGACGCGCCGACACCACAGCAGCCGACATACTCAATAGCTACAGCGAAGAGCAGCTGTCGGACATCTTCTACCTCTATGGTGAACTGAAACAGGCACGCCGCATGGCAGCAGCCATTGTGAAAGCCCGCCAGCAGCAACCATTGCAGACGACACAGGACCTGATTAATGCCACCGCAAAGCTTTTCTCTCCCAAACACGAGAAGAAAGAGCAGGCACAGATGTTCCAAGCACTGCGAATAGAAGTGAACCACGAGATGCAGGCCCTACAGGAGATGCTTTACGGAGCACAGGAACTGCTCGCCAAGGGTGGACGTCTGAGCGTCATCACCTATCACTCGCTTGAAGACCGCATGGTAAAGAACATGATGCGCTCTGGCAACATAGAAGGTAAGGTCGAACAGGACTTCTTCGGACGCTCCAATGCACCGTTGAAGGTCGTCAACAACAAGGTTATAGTACCTTCCGACGAAGAGATAGATCGAAACCCTCGCAGCAGAAGCGCAAAGCTCAGGATTGCAGAGAAGCTCTAA